A region of Campylobacter sp. MG1 DNA encodes the following proteins:
- a CDS encoding type IV secretory system conjugative DNA transfer family protein has protein sequence MSILNDKNKIVTNFNPSGDLYIGDGFHIEDNEKSKLYKIFTQKGNRLNHTFIFGSTGVGKTRLLENMIEQNIKNGENVVIIDPKGDTDLLSKVIYLAHLNNRENDLMFLSPIYPEQSIKINPLKHYYMPDEIIGHIMACIQCDDPFFYDSSLETTTLIVHSLLLIRDLNNSKEPLTFSEISKYTSRAGINDLYTNFFQSEELRNNIIDKLLEKDQNLGLNLGNKRDIYKNKVNHLTTLLLKVINAPTGYFEKVSNTLNVALTKMTSGNIGALIGAETDNKFITKLENNEGVIFFVQTGSMLAKITSSAIARVTISMIQTLVGRLNGSNKRFAKRLNVYIDEMAEAVFTGIETLYAQARSTDVAIVGLTQSLADIIAVLGQDSARKLFDNSATKIIMKMNDVTSAEHMAKFGGTRKMNSLVKNANGGLMTKEQDEDVIKVTDLLRLDKREFYYFGFEGQFKGITAPVTSSPLKIKFPEITIRLD, from the coding sequence ATGAGTATATTAAACGATAAAAATAAAATAGTTACTAATTTTAATCCTAGTGGCGATTTATATATTGGCGATGGTTTTCATATTGAAGATAATGAAAAAAGTAAGCTGTATAAGATTTTTACACAAAAAGGTAATAGATTAAACCATACTTTTATATTTGGTTCTACTGGGGTTGGTAAGACTAGATTACTTGAAAATATGATAGAACAAAATATTAAAAATGGCGAAAATGTAGTAATAATTGACCCTAAAGGCGATACTGATTTGCTTTCAAAGGTAATTTATTTAGCCCATTTAAATAATAGAGAAAATGATTTAATGTTTTTAAGTCCTATCTACCCCGAGCAATCAATTAAAATAAATCCATTAAAGCATTATTATATGCCAGATGAGATTATAGGGCATATTATGGCTTGTATTCAATGTGATGACCCCTTTTTTTATGATAGTTCGTTAGAAACTACAACCTTAATAGTGCATTCTTTATTATTAATTAGAGACTTAAATAATTCTAAAGAACCTTTAACTTTTTCAGAGATTTCAAAATATACTTCAAGGGCTGGTATTAATGATTTATATACAAATTTTTTTCAAAGTGAAGAGTTAAGAAACAATATAATTGATAAGTTATTAGAAAAAGACCAAAATTTAGGTCTTAACTTAGGCAATAAAAGAGATATATATAAAAATAAGGTAAATCATTTAACTACACTTTTGTTAAAAGTAATTAACGCTCCTACTGGATATTTTGAAAAAGTATCAAATACTTTAAATGTTGCTTTGACAAAAATGACAAGTGGAAACATAGGGGCTTTAATAGGAGCTGAAACTGATAATAAATTTATTACTAAACTTGAAAATAATGAGGGGGTTATATTTTTCGTTCAAACTGGTTCTATGTTAGCAAAGATTACATCAAGTGCTATAGCAAGAGTTACTATATCTATGATACAAACCTTAGTAGGTCGTTTAAATGGTTCCAATAAAAGATTTGCAAAAAGGCTTAATGTCTATATTGATGAAATGGCTGAAGCTGTTTTCACTGGCATAGAAACACTTTACGCACAAGCTCGTAGCACAGATGTTGCAATCGTAGGGCTAACTCAGTCTTTAGCTGATATTATCGCTGTATTAGGACAAGATAGTGCAAGAAAATTATTTGATAACTCGGCTACTAAAATCATTATGAAAATGAACGATGTAACAAGTGCAGAACATATGGCAAAATTTGGAGGCACAAGAAAGATGAATTCTTTAGTTAAAAATGCTAATGGAGGACTTATGACTAAAGAACAAGATGAAGATGTAATTAAAGTTACTGATTTATTAAGGCTTGATAAACGAGAATTTTATTATTTTGGATTTGAGGGGCAGTTTAAAGGAATTACTGCTCCTGTTACCTCATCTCCATTAAAAATTAAGTTTCCAGAAATTACTATAAGGCTTGACTAA
- a CDS encoding sugar-phosphate nucleotidyltransferase — MTKPLFSKNKNDECYTPAYAVFPILEYLDKNEVIWCPFDTLNSNFVKVLKDKGFNVIHSHIQDNKNFFEYEPKCFDVIVSNPPFSNKKAIFKRALSFNKPFALLMSNLWLNDVAPYQLFKDKGLELLMFDKRIDFLNPNYELMSNNRVPFGCSYFCYKFLPKQIIMKELNKNNNNLIYDNNNLFKDFI; from the coding sequence ATGACTAAACCTTTATTTAGCAAAAACAAAAACGATGAGTGTTACACTCCAGCTTACGCTGTATTTCCTATACTTGAGTATTTAGATAAAAATGAAGTTATATGGTGTCCTTTTGATACTTTAAATAGTAATTTCGTTAAGGTTTTAAAAGATAAGGGTTTTAATGTAATTCATTCTCATATACAAGATAATAAAAACTTTTTTGAATACGAACCTAAATGTTTTGATGTGATAGTATCAAATCCACCATTTTCAAACAAGAAAGCAATATTTAAAAGGGCTTTATCTTTTAATAAGCCTTTTGCTTTGCTTATGTCAAATTTATGGCTTAATGATGTAGCACCATATCAATTATTTAAAGATAAAGGATTAGAGTTACTTATGTTTGATAAGAGAATTGATTTTTTAAATCCTAACTATGAGCTTATGAGTAATAATAGAGTTCCTTTTGGTTGTTCTTATTTTTGTTATAAGTTTTTACCTAAGCAAATAATAATGAAAGAATTGAATAAAAACAACAATAATTTAATTTATGATAATAATAATTTATTTAAGGATTTTATATGA
- the traF gene encoding conjugal transfer protein TraF → MKLNNFFFIGILSTQLLALDSFYEQSKKGWFFYETIKKDEVKKEELKEEDKKDKVFTDINQIPINALNTLTATEFRQAFEFAKDIAVMNPTSDNVYVVQVMNTFMSENANKFSSLWQRNLLDRNKLISDKPMTTFENDIQKNIKKKEEKEFFANTDLNYFVFYKDIDDKLLNIKRLITSLEYKVPTKFININEYPNITKEYNIDLLPSIYAVTKNKKKRISNGNVLTQDLIIYYTLIQLKDNK, encoded by the coding sequence ATGAAACTAAATAATTTCTTTTTTATAGGCATTTTATCTACGCAATTATTAGCCTTAGATAGTTTTTACGAACAATCTAAAAAAGGTTGGTTCTTTTATGAAACAATTAAAAAAGATGAGGTTAAAAAAGAAGAACTAAAAGAAGAAGATAAAAAGGATAAGGTCTTTACTGATATAAACCAAATTCCTATTAATGCTTTAAATACTTTAACTGCTACTGAGTTTAGACAAGCATTTGAATTCGCTAAAGATATAGCTGTAATGAACCCAACTAGTGACAATGTATATGTAGTGCAAGTAATGAATACCTTTATGTCAGAAAATGCAAACAAATTTAGTTCGTTGTGGCAACGAAATTTACTTGATAGAAATAAATTAATATCAGATAAGCCTATGACAACTTTTGAAAACGATATTCAAAAAAACATTAAGAAAAAGGAAGAAAAAGAGTTTTTTGCTAATACCGATTTAAATTATTTTGTTTTTTATAAGGATATAGATGATAAACTGTTAAATATAAAGCGATTAATTACTTCACTTGAATATAAAGTTCCAACTAAATTCATCAACATAAACGAATATCCAAATATAACTAAAGAATATAACATAGACTTATTACCAAGTATATATGCTGTAACTAAAAATAAGAAAAAAAGAATATCAAATGGCAATGTTTTAACACAAGATTTGATTATTTATTACACTTTAATTCAATTAAAGGACAACAAATGA
- a CDS encoding TrbC family F-type conjugative pilus assembly protein: MKKAILLSFVCIYFLNANNEQEIFNEKYNNYDSSAKVYENNTFDINKLSDINLRPNYDKDITKQDKDLKEIKNNLQTIINNKQYSDNFNNAKNYILYDTDYKNTDTFKIYKKIQEQGLLDNNEKIFIVISSSLSKETIQNYLNIAKLSPNDFDFVLQGVIGNDLSKLKPTLNYLKELNQDNYAYNLSINPKIIRAYNITRVPAVLFIKNFNKELIDYVKAPNINTDDENVFIAYGDYSLDYVLEEINKKANSKKLDLIIKKIKTNFYNKDIKNETK; this comes from the coding sequence ATGAAAAAGGCAATATTACTAAGCTTTGTTTGTATTTATTTTTTAAATGCAAATAACGAACAAGAAATATTTAATGAAAAATACAATAATTATGATAGCTCAGCAAAGGTATATGAAAATAACACTTTTGATATTAATAAATTATCAGATATAAACCTAAGGCCTAATTATGATAAAGATATTACTAAACAAGATAAAGATTTAAAAGAAATTAAAAATAACCTACAAACTATAATTAATAATAAACAATATAGTGATAATTTCAATAATGCTAAAAATTACATCTTATATGATACAGACTATAAAAATACAGATACATTTAAAATATATAAAAAAATACAAGAACAAGGGTTGCTAGATAATAACGAAAAAATCTTTATAGTAATAAGCTCAAGTCTTAGCAAAGAAACAATACAAAACTACCTAAACATAGCAAAGCTTAGTCCTAATGATTTTGATTTTGTTTTACAAGGAGTAATAGGCAATGATTTATCAAAGCTAAAGCCAACACTAAATTACTTAAAGGAGTTAAACCAAGATAACTACGCATATAATTTAAGTATAAATCCTAAAATCATTCGTGCATACAACATAACTAGAGTTCCAGCAGTATTGTTTATAAAAAACTTTAATAAAGAACTAATAGATTATGTAAAAGCTCCCAATATAAATACTGATGATGAAAATGTATTTATAGCTTATGGGGATTATTCCTTAGATTATGTTTTAGAGGAGATTAATAAAAAGGCTAATAGTAAAAAACTTGACCTAATTATCAAAAAAATAAAAACTAATTTTTATAATAAGGATATAAAAAATGAAACTAAATAA
- a CDS encoding ParM/StbA family protein, whose translation MDNLIAIDLGYGDIKVCYKNKLFKFPNAVSKKGITINRFESIAEKVNSNEYLFNDKKYIVGDKVNNAYETRDFELLYKHAPLLIYHALKLAGVDTTRKDLVLATGLSVLNINEVNRFCERIKKVYVNNESIEFAEIKIRPQGRGIFDSYNKDKNGLVYVIDIGFNTLDILPYKDGVGLSDGCFANTKGANIIINQLVNILSNNFPKIDFTEQKAKEIFINGYIEIAGEKIDFQNEIQELKSDYTEYLINMLYTKNAILYEANKVIFSGGGAYFLDKLLVKNLVKTADFSDIPYEFANVRGYYEYYKNTYTSKATK comes from the coding sequence ATGGATAATCTAATAGCTATTGATTTAGGCTACGGAGATATTAAAGTTTGTTATAAAAATAAATTATTTAAGTTTCCTAATGCAGTTAGTAAGAAAGGTATTACTATTAATAGATTTGAAAGCATAGCAGAAAAAGTAAATAGTAATGAGTATTTATTTAATGATAAGAAATATATTGTAGGTGATAAAGTTAACAATGCTTATGAAACAAGAGATTTTGAATTACTTTATAAACACGCACCACTTTTAATATATCATGCTTTAAAATTAGCTGGAGTAGATACTACTAGAAAAGATTTAGTATTAGCTACTGGACTTAGTGTTTTAAATATCAATGAAGTAAATAGGTTTTGTGAAAGAATTAAGAAAGTATATGTAAATAATGAAAGTATTGAATTTGCTGAAATTAAAATTAGACCACAAGGTAGAGGTATTTTTGATAGTTATAATAAAGACAAAAACGGACTTGTTTATGTAATAGATATAGGCTTTAATACTTTAGATATATTACCTTATAAAGATGGTGTAGGCTTAAGTGATGGTTGCTTTGCAAATACTAAGGGAGCTAATATCATCATTAATCAATTAGTAAATATACTATCTAATAATTTTCCAAAGATTGATTTTACAGAACAAAAGGCTAAAGAAATATTTATAAATGGTTATATTGAAATCGCTGGAGAAAAAATAGATTTTCAAAATGAAATACAAGAGCTAAAAAGTGATTATACTGAATATTTAATAAATATGCTTTATACAAAAAATGCCATTTTATATGAAGCTAATAAAGTAATTTTTAGTGGCGGTGGAGCATACTTTTTAGATAAGCTACTCGTAAAAAATTTAGTAAAAACAGCAGATTTTAGCGATATACCTTATGAGTTTGCTAATGTCAGGGGATATTATGAGTATTACAAAAACACATATACAAGTAAAGCTACAAAGTAA
- a CDS encoding toprim domain-containing protein — protein sequence MGSKYDLVSIKNIPIANVIEALGGENTKNGRMFHCPNYKFHNNSDKSASMGIKQNTNTCKCFACGLSGDNIDITKIVLNTDFKGAVEWLGSTFSILENCCHSELKKSSRVKKEIELMDFDKTRPFLNIRLNDYIRAYKEMTLSQRYKFVLTFIYRFSLTTNQNQKIAYYKSRGIDNKIIKQIGFISKNDKNDLVALLNKFFPLKDLINFKILNTNNEFLHYHNICIVPFFGLYNNMVNGLMFRATHKGAKIKEINLSNRDLALALPFGLNKDLITNAKEVFICEGHIDALCLKDKYAIGLSGCWGFKENFIGLLKGKKIYLCLDEDDAGRKASDNLYSMLRKHGIFAKIVRWNANYGKDINDLMLNGKLDEVLGAL from the coding sequence ATGGGTAGTAAGTATGACCTTGTGTCAATAAAAAATATTCCTATCGCTAATGTAATAGAGGCGTTAGGTGGAGAAAATACTAAAAATGGGCGTATGTTTCATTGTCCTAACTACAAATTTCACAATAATAGCGATAAAAGTGCTAGTATGGGTATAAAACAAAATACTAATACTTGTAAATGCTTTGCTTGTGGATTAAGTGGGGATAATATAGATATTACAAAAATCGTTTTAAACACTGATTTTAAAGGTGCTGTTGAATGGTTAGGCTCTACTTTTAGCATATTAGAAAATTGTTGCCATAGTGAATTAAAAAAATCATCAAGGGTTAAAAAAGAAATAGAGCTTATGGATTTTGATAAGACAAGACCATTTTTAAATATTAGGTTAAATGATTATATTAGAGCCTATAAGGAAATGACTTTAAGTCAAAGATATAAATTTGTTTTAACATTTATTTATAGATTTAGCTTAACTACAAATCAAAATCAAAAAATAGCTTATTATAAAAGTCGTGGAATTGATAATAAAATAATAAAACAAATCGGATTTATTAGTAAAAATGATAAAAATGATTTAGTTGCATTATTAAATAAATTCTTTCCACTAAAAGATTTAATAAATTTTAAGATTTTAAATACAAATAATGAGTTTTTACATTATCACAATATTTGTATAGTGCCATTTTTTGGCCTATATAACAATATGGTTAATGGATTAATGTTTAGAGCAACGCATAAAGGAGCTAAAATTAAGGAAATAAACCTTAGTAATAGAGATTTAGCTCTAGCCTTGCCGTTTGGTTTAAATAAGGACTTAATCACTAATGCTAAAGAAGTATTTATTTGTGAGGGGCATATTGATGCACTTTGCTTAAAAGATAAATATGCAATAGGTCTTAGTGGTTGTTGGGGTTTTAAAGAAAACTTTATTGGATTACTAAAAGGTAAAAAAATTTATTTATGTCTTGATGAAGATGATGCTGGTCGTAAGGCTAGTGATAATCTTTATTCTATGCTTAGAAAACACGGAATATTTGCAAAAATTGTTCGTTGGAATGCTAATTATGGCAAAGATATAAATGACCTTATGCTTAATGGTAAGCTTGATGAGGTTTTAGGTGCTTTATAG
- a CDS encoding thymidine kinase — translation MLTLILGTMRSGKSTELIRRMVQLHQNNSNYIFIRNSIDNRNFIARDITLADGYKIVDETKLFNNYKGYILLIDEVQFLDESLVQRVIELSLDNDVICAGLSSMAGSNKLWDSVATLIPFADSITKLNAMCECCGKIAIIHKHLGGAMVGDNYKVLCLKCFSVENKGVINEFRKNAKD, via the coding sequence ATGCTTACTTTAATTTTAGGAACTATGCGTTCTGGTAAATCAACTGAATTAATTAGAAGAATGGTGCAACTACACCAAAACAATTCTAATTATATTTTTATTAGGAACAGTATAGATAATAGGAATTTTATAGCTAGAGATATTACTTTAGCTGATGGTTATAAAATAGTAGATGAAACTAAACTTTTCAATAATTATAAGGGTTATATCTTGTTAATTGATGAGGTTCAGTTTTTAGATGAAAGCCTAGTGCAAAGAGTTATTGAGTTATCACTTGATAATGATGTAATTTGTGCTGGGCTAAGTAGTATGGCAGGGTCAAACAAATTATGGGATAGTGTAGCAACGCTTATTCCTTTTGCAGATAGTATAACAAAATTAAATGCTATGTGTGAATGCTGTGGCAAAATTGCCATAATTCATAAACACTTAGGTGGAGCAATGGTTGGCGACAATTATAAAGTTCTTTGTCTTAAGTGTTTTAGTGTTGAAAATAAAGGAGTTATAAATGAATTTAGAAAAAATGCTAAAGATTAA
- a CDS encoding Dna2/Cas4 domain-containing protein — protein MERVEKINVWFEENLAKVMDKDTEITLGDRSKYIGASDIGGCLRASYLNKVQPRIIDTKQNLVFLRGHLAEGILQKAFQGLNLLSQVEVGFDELSLKAHIDFVLNGKNETLIFECKSVSGIPELPYESWILQVQLQIWLLEKKIPNKPISAFVFAIDVNNGDYKFFEIKRNDFLLKLAFEKIQKLKYALDTKEEPKAEIQGYCGKCSHKNTCPLVNSNETIELSDEIKQRAEKLVARVKDLKEQEKALDSEKEDLKNVLETLNIKKLSVVSGNISITAESTRKSFDSKSFGNDYPELLEKYQKESVIKGSLKIS, from the coding sequence ATGGAAAGAGTTGAAAAAATTAATGTTTGGTTTGAAGAAAACCTTGCAAAAGTTATGGATAAAGATACTGAAATTACATTAGGTGATAGAAGTAAGTATATTGGTGCCTCTGATATAGGAGGTTGTTTAAGGGCTAGTTATTTAAATAAAGTACAACCTAGAATAATTGATACTAAACAAAATTTAGTTTTTCTTAGAGGTCATTTAGCTGAGGGTATTTTACAAAAAGCATTTCAAGGATTAAATCTTTTATCGCAAGTTGAAGTAGGTTTTGATGAACTTAGTTTAAAAGCACATATTGATTTTGTGTTAAATGGTAAGAATGAGACATTAATTTTTGAATGTAAAAGTGTTAGTGGAATACCTGAACTACCTTATGAAAGTTGGATTTTACAAGTTCAATTACAAATATGGTTACTTGAGAAAAAAATACCTAATAAGCCTATTTCAGCGTTTGTGTTTGCAATAGATGTAAATAATGGTGATTATAAGTTTTTTGAAATAAAAAGGAATGACTTTTTATTAAAATTGGCATTTGAAAAAATACAAAAATTAAAATACGCATTAGATACTAAAGAAGAACCTAAAGCTGAAATTCAAGGATACTGTGGTAAATGTTCTCATAAAAATACTTGTCCTTTAGTTAATAGTAATGAAACAATTGAGCTTAGCGATGAGATAAAACAAAGAGCTGAGAAATTAGTTGCTAGAGTAAAAGACTTAAAAGAACAAGAAAAAGCTTTAGATAGCGAAAAAGAAGATTTAAAAAATGTATTAGAAACACTAAATATTAAAAAACTTAGTGTTGTTAGTGGCAATATTTCAATTACTGCTGAAAGCACAAGAAAATCTTTTGATAGTAAGAGTTTTGGTAATGATTACCCAGAACTTTTGGAAAAATATCAAAAAGAAAGTGTTATAAAAGGTTCTTTGAAAATAAGCTAA
- a CDS encoding single-stranded DNA-binding protein → MNKTILLGRLVRDNELKTLASSGSAVLNNSIAVSRYHTDNNGEKREETLFIDVVFFNRLAEVVNQYLKKGSKVLVEGYLQQQTWVDNATNQNRSKIQLVVESMEMLDNKPADNQNNGYQGNNYQQQNTNNQPNTNYQANNYQTNNGHQQDSNSQQNYQIQNNYQQGNNQANNYQQNSYEDVPF, encoded by the coding sequence ATGAATAAAACAATTTTATTAGGACGCTTAGTAAGAGATAATGAGTTAAAAACACTTGCTTCAAGTGGAAGTGCTGTATTAAACAACTCTATTGCTGTAAGTAGATATCACACTGATAATAACGGAGAAAAAAGAGAAGAAACTTTGTTTATTGATGTAGTATTTTTTAATAGACTTGCTGAGGTTGTTAATCAATACCTTAAAAAAGGTTCTAAAGTTTTAGTAGAGGGTTATTTACAACAACAAACATGGGTTGATAATGCAACTAATCAAAATCGTTCAAAAATTCAACTTGTAGTTGAAAGTATGGAGATGTTAGATAATAAACCAGCTGATAATCAAAACAATGGCTATCAAGGAAATAATTATCAACAACAAAATACTAACAACCAACCAAACACTAATTATCAAGCTAATAATTACCAAACAAATAATGGTCATCAACAAGATAGTAATTCTCAACAAAACTATCAAATTCAAAACAACTATCAACAAGGTAATAATCAAGCTAATAATTATCAACAAAACTCTTATGAAGATGTGCCTTTTTAA
- the bet gene encoding phage recombination protein Bet, producing MSNLITQPQNGDLISFSQADLDIIKRQFFPQGGNETDMAYCLSVAKKMGLDPIKKEIFFIPRATQIDGKWVEKIEPLCGRDSFMKMARASGKFDGIKTESSLKIVPIHRNNSWEEIKDLVAVCQVWHKDYRMPVEVQVAYNEYVGLKKDGMPTKFWADKPDTMIKKVAESQALKKAFGFFGIYTVEEMGAGIDEAKDADFKELNRTSGIAFSEVIDAEIEQMSREDLINALNNLGLNLEIKANSQGIEFGKVVGNTYGKTEVLKSFGFKFKSDTQVWFIQL from the coding sequence ATGAGTAATTTAATCACTCAACCACAAAATGGTGATTTAATAAGCTTCTCTCAAGCTGATTTAGACATCATAAAAAGACAATTCTTTCCACAAGGGGGAAATGAAACAGATATGGCTTATTGCTTATCTGTGGCTAAAAAAATGGGGCTTGACCCTATTAAAAAAGAAATTTTTTTTATACCAAGGGCAACCCAAATTGATGGCAAATGGGTAGAAAAAATAGAACCACTATGCGGTAGAGATAGTTTTATGAAAATGGCTAGAGCTAGTGGTAAGTTTGATGGTATTAAAACTGAATCTAGCCTAAAAATTGTTCCTATTCATAGGAATAATAGCTGGGAAGAGATTAAAGACTTAGTAGCTGTATGTCAAGTATGGCATAAGGATTACAGAATGCCAGTTGAAGTTCAAGTTGCATATAATGAATATGTTGGCTTAAAGAAAGATGGGATGCCTACTAAATTTTGGGCTGATAAACCTGACACTATGATTAAAAAGGTTGCTGAAAGTCAAGCACTTAAAAAAGCCTTTGGATTTTTCGGTATTTATACTGTTGAAGAAATGGGTGCAGGTATAGATGAAGCAAAAGATGCTGATTTTAAAGAGTTAAATCGCACAAGTGGTATAGCTTTTAGCGAAGTAATTGATGCTGAGATAGAGCAAATGAGCCGTGAAGATCTGATTAATGCTCTTAACAATTTAGGTTTAAATTTAGAGATAAAGGCTAACTCTCAAGGCATTGAATTCGGTAAAGTTGTAGGTAATACCTATGGTAAAACTGAAGTACTAAAATCATTCGGATTTAAATTTAAGTCAGATACACAAGTTTGGTTTATACAACTTTAA
- a CDS encoding tyrosine-type recombinase/integrase, translated as MLTESIIKNLKTDNKRIRRSDGNGLYIIVEKNRKYFVYEYRDCDKKVKRKFLANYPECSLKQARELMKQISIDTKSNVGIKQKFDYLIDEFLNYERKRLRANTFRNKELIIKVFIFSYLKGKNISEITKFDILKIFDNPKLEGTMFVKSQIYYVLQQFFDFCYLICENNPMANLKKKYITNKEKINHYPILNKDNDIRLFLTALKNIKKDNIMIYYAFKFALYTALRRKNILLLEWSEIDFDKSMIFIKAEKMKNNKDFSLPLSKQAKNILIKIFDFNYTKRKYVFSHFDKPYSEAIFSFYLKKINYNNIITFHSFRGIFSTICNEHRKEHNIHYDIIEKCLSHQDRNIIRATYNHADNLNDMRILMQWYSNFIDKLSD; from the coding sequence GTGCTAACAGAAAGTATTATTAAAAATTTAAAAACGGATAACAAGCGTATCCGTAGAAGTGATGGTAATGGTCTTTATATAATAGTAGAGAAGAATAGGAAATATTTTGTTTATGAATATAGAGATTGTGATAAAAAAGTGAAAAGAAAATTTTTAGCAAATTACCCTGAATGTTCCTTAAAACAAGCAAGAGAATTAATGAAACAAATAAGTATTGATACTAAAAGCAATGTAGGTATAAAACAAAAATTTGATTATTTGATAGATGAATTTTTAAATTATGAAAGAAAAAGATTAAGAGCAAATACTTTTAGAAATAAAGAACTTATTATAAAAGTATTTATTTTTAGTTATTTAAAGGGTAAAAACATAAGTGAAATAACTAAATTTGACATATTAAAGATTTTTGATAATCCTAAACTTGAAGGAACTATGTTTGTAAAAAGTCAAATATATTATGTTTTACAACAATTTTTTGATTTTTGTTATTTAATATGTGAAAACAATCCTATGGCTAATTTAAAAAAGAAATATATAACTAATAAGGAAAAGATAAACCATTATCCAATATTAAATAAAGATAATGATATAAGATTGTTTTTAACTGCTTTAAAAAATATTAAAAAAGATAACATAATGATATATTATGCTTTTAAATTTGCTTTATACACAGCATTAAGAAGAAAAAATATTTTATTATTAGAATGGTCTGAAATTGATTTTGATAAATCTATGATATTTATAAAAGCTGAAAAAATGAAAAACAATAAAGATTTTAGCTTACCATTATCAAAACAAGCTAAAAATATTTTGATAAAAATATTTGATTTTAATTATACTAAGCGTAAATATGTCTTTTCTCACTTTGATAAACCTTATTCTGAAGCAATATTTAGTTTTTATTTAAAAAAAATAAATTACAATAATATTATTACATTCCATTCTTTTAGAGGTATTTTCAGTACTATATGTAACGAACATAGAAAAGAACATAATATTCATTATGATATTATAGAAAAATGCCTTTCACACCAAGATAGAAATATTATAAGAGCAACATATAATCACGCTGATAATTTAAATGATATGCGAATTCTTATGCAGTGGTATTCTAATTTTATTGATAAACTAAGTGATTAA
- a CDS encoding SDR family NAD(P)-dependent oxidoreductase, which translates to MDLGLKGKVVVVTGGGKGIGGGISMCLANEGAIPVIISRSKLDSDFESKIKALCPNYGFYQLDLSKWQDISVVVEQIVAKYGLIYALVNNAGMNDNLHIESATTEELIKSYESNLFHYYEMIKYIFITKKGKIL; encoded by the coding sequence ATGGATTTAGGATTAAAAGGAAAAGTTGTAGTTGTTACAGGTGGTGGAAAAGGTATTGGTGGTGGCATTAGTATGTGTTTAGCTAATGAAGGTGCAATTCCTGTTATCATATCTCGCTCTAAGCTTGATAGTGATTTTGAAAGCAAAATTAAAGCACTTTGTCCAAATTACGGCTTTTATCAATTAGATTTATCAAAATGGCAAGATATTAGTGTAGTTGTAGAGCAAATTGTGGCTAAATATGGCTTAATTTATGCACTTGTTAATAATGCAGGTATGAATGATAATCTTCATATTGAAAGTGCTACAACTGAAGAGCTTATTAAAAGTTATGAGAGCAATTTATTTCATTATTATGAAATGATAAAGTATATTTTTATTACAAAAAAGGGAAAAATACTGTAA